Proteins encoded within one genomic window of Calonectris borealis chromosome 1, bCalBor7.hap1.2, whole genome shotgun sequence:
- the NPAT gene encoding protein NPAT isoform X1 gives MLLPSDVARLVLGYLQQEKLLATCREFILESSDLKEYAEHCTEDGFIPACLLSLCGKNLTTILNEYVAMKTKETTNEVPAMMSSLWKKLDYTLSQIRSMQNSTGFSANQRTRTRSGIVEMKRQRMLQQSAPANSGLLSVAHQSGPQNSSSIVSPQVIHRPTINQSMSQARLNTLFVHQSQTQENKISTGDFIHIQVPASQERKLHSNMLSPGRRKSETQKRKSIATSGPLSATRSSQDPDEVIIEKESEPLEEFIDGNFPQLVIENAREKILSNKSLQEKLAENINKILGSDGNVAQAPKQTDSGPTEQETSIDEILGLQGEIHMSEEAIQDILEQTESDPAFQALFDLFDYGKSKVNKNLPAGISGQSGVENAILVDEDNLETLESSLGTQETSRCDNSRESLSCKGFQLGEASCALKTNLNDDDMAKKNTTNEQLHGNCRPRKQTEVLKTITPEHIGELEISFDSVPGLTEPNKRQTSGSECNEHCGDSYDKKELPALVSESERTMEIEKGPLSHSAQSSPNLEYVHSDSPQISLISLAEGTTASENKTHSGSKCHLSPDTSLSEKTLTKSPSDGSPGHSVLLRKNNSSISSPSADAGKEQAVTNDTAALPGILRENSSHHSNHQEQSTPSDCAARTAVTISDLDKTELQLEVVDTSNKPYSNDQHTLEKPCKKDFNLPSGLSNSEGTQGEMQEPSSSTKVDADNIYFSSGDDACTEISVVSTENNLTTSEICQSPLPATASSTDESGTEAKSVSGVSSSSQPMDVDPSNIMSLKIIISDDPFISSDTELNNAVSSITGENLPTIILSSPAKSPTKTAGLSKCLSSEDTEKNVDSALAEQNLLVLRPKDPVVTSVNTQNEDCTGFSVAGTTNLSKEGGFIQLMPATSTAFGNSNNLYIATCVTDPATLGTAVTPSNVVVLPGNSMPLAAQAPAVQHLRTPPRSSNTFAANQTVSPNFPQGSAIIIASPVQPVLQGMVGMIPLSVVGQNGNTFSAPARQVLHMPVANPVCNRSVPKLPIPPKSQKIPGARNKTNTGKLVPSVAEPLNHTNSRTQRTGNSDKLIAAEVGRKAEENLPVAPVESTSSNSRQSESHRRVLCFDNVLPAPGGNTQIQTTKSLSQKERNENTLFAVDSASSPAKAQVAKREKDKTLPRILCKPEVGSNRSTSAKEPQPERKVATAGLPLDPFHKTTANKENELRRDTDEKQKNQDTAKLSNGQQSVSLWNEKTVASVQELNKKQGSLSNGNGKSSVSVSLSSKEPKREPAKVSSQGLCLSSPFTKQCVEMLQDIQWHSPTGKAVENGELPVPRTPSGVGDRHTDDTTDSVRTPTCRRFNEDSTTPRIMVPPATPDLPACSPASETGSENSVSMAAHTLMILSRAAIARTSTATPLKDNTQQFRSLRSTVKKRKLEDLNEGERNSRSANRKDLQSSPTPSKKKKIKKKKLPNSFPAGMDVDKFLLSLHYDE, from the exons ATGCTGCTGCCGTCCGACGTGGCCCGGCTGGTGCTGG GGTATTTACAACAGGAAAAACTTCTAGCTACGTGCCGtgaatttattttggaaagctCAGATTTGAAAGAATATGCAGAGCACTGTACAGAGGATGGGTTTAttccagcctgcttgctg tccctgTGTGGAAAAAACTTGACAACTATTCTTAATGAATACGTAGCCATGAAAACAAAAG AAACAACAAATGAAGTTCCAGCAATGATGTCATCTCTGTGGAAAAAATTAGACTATACACTTTCTCAGATCAG GAGCATGCAGAATTCCACAGGATTTTCTGCTAATCAAAGGA CACGTACAAGAAGTGGAATTGTAGAAATGAAAAGACAGAGAATGCTTCAGCAATCAGCTCCTGCAAACTCAGGATTGTTGTCAGTAGCCCATCAGTCAGGGCCACAGAATTCCTCTTCTATTGTATCCCCTCAAGTTATTCACAGGCCAACAATAAATCAAAGCATGTCACAGGCAAGACTGAATACGTTGTTTGTGCACCAGTCACAAACCCAAGAAAACAAGATCAGCA caGGAGATTTCATACACATTCAAGTTCCAGCATCACAAGAACGAAAGCTTCATTCAAACATGCTTTCTCCAGGAAGACGAAAAAG TGAAACTCAGAAGAGGAAAAGCATTGCAACATCTGGACCTCTTTCAGCAACTAGAAGTTCTCAAGACCCTGATGAAgtaataatagaaaaagaaagtgagCCACTTGAAGAATTCATAGATGGTAACTTCCCA CAACTGGTTATTGAAAATGCCAGAGAAAAAATCCTGAGCAACAAGTCTCTTCAGGAGAAGCTTGCTGAGAACATTAACAAAATCCTGGGCAG TGATGGCAATGTCGCTCAGGCCCCTAAACAGACAGACAGTGGTCCCACAGAACAGGAAACTTCAATTGATGAAATCCTTGGACTTCAG GGTGAAATTCACATGTCAGAAGAGGCTATACAGGACATTCTAGAACAGACAGAATCAGATCCAGCTTTTCAGGCACTTTTTGACTTGTTTGATTATG gaAAGAGCAAGGTAAACAAGAACTTACCTGCTGGTATTTCTGGTCAGAGTGGAGTGGAAAATGCAATCCTGGTGGATGAGGATAACCTCGAAACACTTGAAAGTTCTTTAGGAACACAAGAAACTAGTAGAT GTGATAATTCTAGAGAATCACTATCCTGTAAAGGCTTTCAGTTAGGAGAAGCATCATGTGCCTTGAAGACCAACCTTAATGATGATGATATGGCTAAGAAAAATACAACTAACGAACAGTTGCATGGAAATTGTAGACCAAGGAAGCAGACTGAAGTacttaaaaccattacccctgaACATATTGGAGAGCTGGAAATTTCTTTTGACTCTGTTCCTGGTTTGACTGAACCTAACAAGAGACAGACTTCTGGCAGTGAATGTAATGAACACTGTGGAGATTCTTACGATAAAAAAGAGTTGCCTGCATTAGTATCTGAAAGTGAAAGAACTATGGAAATTGAAAAAGGCCCACTAAGTCATAGTGCTCAAAGTAGTCCTAATTTAGAATATGTTCATTCTGATAGTCCGCAGATTTCTTTGATTTCATTGGCAGAAGGTACTACAGccagtgaaaacaaaacacattctgGAAGTAAATGTCACTTATCACCAGATACATCACTATCTGAAAAAACCCTTACTAAAAGCCCTTCTGATGGGAGCCCTGGCCACAGTGTACTGCTGAGAAAAAACAATTCATCAATTTCTTCCCCATCGGCAGATGCAGGAAAAGAACAGGCTGTAACAAATGACACAGCTGCCTTACCTGGTATTTTACGGGAGAACTCTAGCCACCACTCTAACCATCAGGAGCAGAGTACGCCGTCAGACTGTGCTGCAAGAACTGCAGTGACAATTTCAGATCTTGACAAAACAGAGTTGCAGCTTGAAGTTGTTGATACTTCCAACAAACCTTATTCAAATGATCAGCATACACTTGAGAAGCCTTGTAAGAAAGATTTTAACCTCCCTTCAGGACTGTCAAACTCAGAGGGAACACAAGGGGAAATGCAAGAACCTTCGTCTTCTACAAAAGTAGATGCTGATAATATATATTTCTCTTCTGGTGATGATGCATGTACAGAAATTTCTGTAGTATCCACTGAAAATAATCTTACTACATCTGAAATATGCCAGTCTCCTCTCCCAGCAACTGCATCCTCAACAGATGAGTCAGGTACCGAGGCCAAAAGTGTAAGTGGTGTATCTTCTAGTAGTCAACCAATGGATGTTGATCCTTCGAATATAATGTCCCTCAAGATCATCATCAGTGATGATCCGTTTATTTCGTCAGACACGGAGTTAAATAATGCTGTTTCCAGCATCACAGGAGAAAATTTGCCGACTATAATATTGTCTTCTCCAGCCAAATCCCCAACCAAAACTGCAGGCCTGTCCAAATGTCTGTCTtcagaagacacagaaaaaaatgtggattCAGCTTTGGCAGAGCAGAATCTTCTTGTGCTTAGACCTAAGGATCCTGTAGTCACCTCAGTTAACACTCAGAATGAAGACTGCACTGGTTTTTCAGTTGCAGGTACAACGAATCTTTCCAAGGAAGGGGGATTTATACAGTTGATGCCAGCAACAAGCACAGCTTTTGGGAATTCAAACAACCTTTATATAGCCACCTGTGTGACTGATCCAGCTACCTTGGGCACAGCTGTAACACCATCAAATGTAGTTGTATTGCCTGGCAATTCTATGCCGCTTGCGGCCCAAGCTCCAGCTGTACAACACTTACGGACTCCTCCTAGATCCAGCAATACATTTGCAGCAAACCAGACTGTCTCCCCGAATTTCCCACAAG GTTCTGCCATTATAATTGCATCTCCGGTGCAACCTGTTTTGCAAGGAATGGTGGGAATGATACCTCTCTCAGTAGTAGGACAAAATGGAAATACGTTCTCAGCACCTGCCCGCCAG GTTCTACATATGCCTGTGGCTAATCCAGTGTGCAACAGAAGTGTCCCAAAACTTCCCATCCCTCCCAAATCACAAAAGATTCCTGGAGCAAGAAACAAGACTAATACAG GAAAACTGGTACCAAGTGTAGCTGAGCCTTTGAACCATACAAATTCTCGAACACAAAG gaCTGGAAATTCGGACAAGCTTATCGCTGCAGAAgtaggaaggaaagcagaggagaacTTACCTGTTGCACCGGTAGAGAGTACAAGCTCAAATTCAAGACAAAGTGAAAGTCACAGGAGAGTGCTTTGCTTTGATAACGTCCTACCCGCTCCAGGAGGAAACACCCAAATTCAGACTACTAAGAGTTTATCCCAAAAAGAAAGAAACGAAAATACTTTATTTGCTGTTGACTCTGCATCATCCCCTGCTAAGGCACAGgtagcaaagagagagaaagataaaacGTTGCCTAGAATTCTGTGTAAGCCAGAAGTTGGTAGCAACAGAAGCACATCTGCAAAGGAGCCACAGCCCGAGCGAAAGGTGGCAACTGCAGGGCTTCCATTAGATCCCTTCCACAAGACtacagcaaataaagaaaatgaattacGAAGGGATACCGATGAAAAACAGAAGAACCAGGACACTGCCAAACTCTCCAATGGCCAACAAAGTGTTAGCTTATGGAATGAGAAGACGGTTGCTTCGGTGCAAGAGCTGAACAAAAAGCAAGGGTCACTGTCGAATGGGAATGGCAAATCTTCGGTGTCCGTTTCTCTGTCTTCGAAGGAGCCAAAGCGAGAACCAGCTAAAGTTTCCAGCCAAGGCCTTTGCCTGTCAAGTCCATTCACTAAACAATGTGTGGAAATGTTGCAAGACATTCAGTGGCATAGCCCGACAGGTAAAGCAGTTGAAAACGGAGAATTGCCAGTACCCCGTACACCGTCTGGAGTTGGGGACAGGCATACAGATGATACTACAGATAGTGTGCGCACACCGACCTGTCGGCGCTTCAACGAGGATAGCACGACCCCTAGAATAATGGTACCCCCTGCTACGCCAGacttgcctgcctgcagcccggcTAGTGAAACAGGTAGCGAAAATAGTGTCAGTATGGCTGCTCACACGCTGATGATACTGTCACGGGCAGCTATTGCAAGGACTAGCACTGCAACCCCCCTGAAGGACAATACTCAACAGTTCAGATCTTTAAGGAGCAcagtaaagaaaaggaaactagAGGACTTGAATGAGGGTGAGAGAAATTCTCGTTCTGCAAATAGAAAAGACCTTCAAAGCTCTCCAACAccatcaaaaaagaagaaaataaag AAAAAGAAGCTACCAAATTCTTTTCCAGCAGGAATGGACGTGGACAAGTTCTTGTTGTCTTTGCATTAtgatgaatga
- the NPAT gene encoding protein NPAT isoform X2: MLLPSDVARLVLGYLQQEKLLATCREFILESSDLKEYAEHCTEDGFIPACLLSLCGKNLTTILNEYVAMKTKETTNEVPAMMSSLWKKLDYTLSQIRSMQNSTGFSANQRTRTRSGIVEMKRQRMLQQSAPANSGLLSVAHQSGPQNSSSIVSPQVIHRPTINQSMSQARLNTLFVHQSQTQENKISRDFIHIQVPASQERKLHSNMLSPGRRKSETQKRKSIATSGPLSATRSSQDPDEVIIEKESEPLEEFIDGNFPQLVIENAREKILSNKSLQEKLAENINKILGSDGNVAQAPKQTDSGPTEQETSIDEILGLQGEIHMSEEAIQDILEQTESDPAFQALFDLFDYGKSKVNKNLPAGISGQSGVENAILVDEDNLETLESSLGTQETSRCDNSRESLSCKGFQLGEASCALKTNLNDDDMAKKNTTNEQLHGNCRPRKQTEVLKTITPEHIGELEISFDSVPGLTEPNKRQTSGSECNEHCGDSYDKKELPALVSESERTMEIEKGPLSHSAQSSPNLEYVHSDSPQISLISLAEGTTASENKTHSGSKCHLSPDTSLSEKTLTKSPSDGSPGHSVLLRKNNSSISSPSADAGKEQAVTNDTAALPGILRENSSHHSNHQEQSTPSDCAARTAVTISDLDKTELQLEVVDTSNKPYSNDQHTLEKPCKKDFNLPSGLSNSEGTQGEMQEPSSSTKVDADNIYFSSGDDACTEISVVSTENNLTTSEICQSPLPATASSTDESGTEAKSVSGVSSSSQPMDVDPSNIMSLKIIISDDPFISSDTELNNAVSSITGENLPTIILSSPAKSPTKTAGLSKCLSSEDTEKNVDSALAEQNLLVLRPKDPVVTSVNTQNEDCTGFSVAGTTNLSKEGGFIQLMPATSTAFGNSNNLYIATCVTDPATLGTAVTPSNVVVLPGNSMPLAAQAPAVQHLRTPPRSSNTFAANQTVSPNFPQGSAIIIASPVQPVLQGMVGMIPLSVVGQNGNTFSAPARQVLHMPVANPVCNRSVPKLPIPPKSQKIPGARNKTNTGKLVPSVAEPLNHTNSRTQRTGNSDKLIAAEVGRKAEENLPVAPVESTSSNSRQSESHRRVLCFDNVLPAPGGNTQIQTTKSLSQKERNENTLFAVDSASSPAKAQVAKREKDKTLPRILCKPEVGSNRSTSAKEPQPERKVATAGLPLDPFHKTTANKENELRRDTDEKQKNQDTAKLSNGQQSVSLWNEKTVASVQELNKKQGSLSNGNGKSSVSVSLSSKEPKREPAKVSSQGLCLSSPFTKQCVEMLQDIQWHSPTGKAVENGELPVPRTPSGVGDRHTDDTTDSVRTPTCRRFNEDSTTPRIMVPPATPDLPACSPASETGSENSVSMAAHTLMILSRAAIARTSTATPLKDNTQQFRSLRSTVKKRKLEDLNEGERNSRSANRKDLQSSPTPSKKKKIKKKKLPNSFPAGMDVDKFLLSLHYDE; this comes from the exons ATGCTGCTGCCGTCCGACGTGGCCCGGCTGGTGCTGG GGTATTTACAACAGGAAAAACTTCTAGCTACGTGCCGtgaatttattttggaaagctCAGATTTGAAAGAATATGCAGAGCACTGTACAGAGGATGGGTTTAttccagcctgcttgctg tccctgTGTGGAAAAAACTTGACAACTATTCTTAATGAATACGTAGCCATGAAAACAAAAG AAACAACAAATGAAGTTCCAGCAATGATGTCATCTCTGTGGAAAAAATTAGACTATACACTTTCTCAGATCAG GAGCATGCAGAATTCCACAGGATTTTCTGCTAATCAAAGGA CACGTACAAGAAGTGGAATTGTAGAAATGAAAAGACAGAGAATGCTTCAGCAATCAGCTCCTGCAAACTCAGGATTGTTGTCAGTAGCCCATCAGTCAGGGCCACAGAATTCCTCTTCTATTGTATCCCCTCAAGTTATTCACAGGCCAACAATAAATCAAAGCATGTCACAGGCAAGACTGAATACGTTGTTTGTGCACCAGTCACAAACCCAAGAAAACAAGATCAGCA GAGATTTCATACACATTCAAGTTCCAGCATCACAAGAACGAAAGCTTCATTCAAACATGCTTTCTCCAGGAAGACGAAAAAG TGAAACTCAGAAGAGGAAAAGCATTGCAACATCTGGACCTCTTTCAGCAACTAGAAGTTCTCAAGACCCTGATGAAgtaataatagaaaaagaaagtgagCCACTTGAAGAATTCATAGATGGTAACTTCCCA CAACTGGTTATTGAAAATGCCAGAGAAAAAATCCTGAGCAACAAGTCTCTTCAGGAGAAGCTTGCTGAGAACATTAACAAAATCCTGGGCAG TGATGGCAATGTCGCTCAGGCCCCTAAACAGACAGACAGTGGTCCCACAGAACAGGAAACTTCAATTGATGAAATCCTTGGACTTCAG GGTGAAATTCACATGTCAGAAGAGGCTATACAGGACATTCTAGAACAGACAGAATCAGATCCAGCTTTTCAGGCACTTTTTGACTTGTTTGATTATG gaAAGAGCAAGGTAAACAAGAACTTACCTGCTGGTATTTCTGGTCAGAGTGGAGTGGAAAATGCAATCCTGGTGGATGAGGATAACCTCGAAACACTTGAAAGTTCTTTAGGAACACAAGAAACTAGTAGAT GTGATAATTCTAGAGAATCACTATCCTGTAAAGGCTTTCAGTTAGGAGAAGCATCATGTGCCTTGAAGACCAACCTTAATGATGATGATATGGCTAAGAAAAATACAACTAACGAACAGTTGCATGGAAATTGTAGACCAAGGAAGCAGACTGAAGTacttaaaaccattacccctgaACATATTGGAGAGCTGGAAATTTCTTTTGACTCTGTTCCTGGTTTGACTGAACCTAACAAGAGACAGACTTCTGGCAGTGAATGTAATGAACACTGTGGAGATTCTTACGATAAAAAAGAGTTGCCTGCATTAGTATCTGAAAGTGAAAGAACTATGGAAATTGAAAAAGGCCCACTAAGTCATAGTGCTCAAAGTAGTCCTAATTTAGAATATGTTCATTCTGATAGTCCGCAGATTTCTTTGATTTCATTGGCAGAAGGTACTACAGccagtgaaaacaaaacacattctgGAAGTAAATGTCACTTATCACCAGATACATCACTATCTGAAAAAACCCTTACTAAAAGCCCTTCTGATGGGAGCCCTGGCCACAGTGTACTGCTGAGAAAAAACAATTCATCAATTTCTTCCCCATCGGCAGATGCAGGAAAAGAACAGGCTGTAACAAATGACACAGCTGCCTTACCTGGTATTTTACGGGAGAACTCTAGCCACCACTCTAACCATCAGGAGCAGAGTACGCCGTCAGACTGTGCTGCAAGAACTGCAGTGACAATTTCAGATCTTGACAAAACAGAGTTGCAGCTTGAAGTTGTTGATACTTCCAACAAACCTTATTCAAATGATCAGCATACACTTGAGAAGCCTTGTAAGAAAGATTTTAACCTCCCTTCAGGACTGTCAAACTCAGAGGGAACACAAGGGGAAATGCAAGAACCTTCGTCTTCTACAAAAGTAGATGCTGATAATATATATTTCTCTTCTGGTGATGATGCATGTACAGAAATTTCTGTAGTATCCACTGAAAATAATCTTACTACATCTGAAATATGCCAGTCTCCTCTCCCAGCAACTGCATCCTCAACAGATGAGTCAGGTACCGAGGCCAAAAGTGTAAGTGGTGTATCTTCTAGTAGTCAACCAATGGATGTTGATCCTTCGAATATAATGTCCCTCAAGATCATCATCAGTGATGATCCGTTTATTTCGTCAGACACGGAGTTAAATAATGCTGTTTCCAGCATCACAGGAGAAAATTTGCCGACTATAATATTGTCTTCTCCAGCCAAATCCCCAACCAAAACTGCAGGCCTGTCCAAATGTCTGTCTtcagaagacacagaaaaaaatgtggattCAGCTTTGGCAGAGCAGAATCTTCTTGTGCTTAGACCTAAGGATCCTGTAGTCACCTCAGTTAACACTCAGAATGAAGACTGCACTGGTTTTTCAGTTGCAGGTACAACGAATCTTTCCAAGGAAGGGGGATTTATACAGTTGATGCCAGCAACAAGCACAGCTTTTGGGAATTCAAACAACCTTTATATAGCCACCTGTGTGACTGATCCAGCTACCTTGGGCACAGCTGTAACACCATCAAATGTAGTTGTATTGCCTGGCAATTCTATGCCGCTTGCGGCCCAAGCTCCAGCTGTACAACACTTACGGACTCCTCCTAGATCCAGCAATACATTTGCAGCAAACCAGACTGTCTCCCCGAATTTCCCACAAG GTTCTGCCATTATAATTGCATCTCCGGTGCAACCTGTTTTGCAAGGAATGGTGGGAATGATACCTCTCTCAGTAGTAGGACAAAATGGAAATACGTTCTCAGCACCTGCCCGCCAG GTTCTACATATGCCTGTGGCTAATCCAGTGTGCAACAGAAGTGTCCCAAAACTTCCCATCCCTCCCAAATCACAAAAGATTCCTGGAGCAAGAAACAAGACTAATACAG GAAAACTGGTACCAAGTGTAGCTGAGCCTTTGAACCATACAAATTCTCGAACACAAAG gaCTGGAAATTCGGACAAGCTTATCGCTGCAGAAgtaggaaggaaagcagaggagaacTTACCTGTTGCACCGGTAGAGAGTACAAGCTCAAATTCAAGACAAAGTGAAAGTCACAGGAGAGTGCTTTGCTTTGATAACGTCCTACCCGCTCCAGGAGGAAACACCCAAATTCAGACTACTAAGAGTTTATCCCAAAAAGAAAGAAACGAAAATACTTTATTTGCTGTTGACTCTGCATCATCCCCTGCTAAGGCACAGgtagcaaagagagagaaagataaaacGTTGCCTAGAATTCTGTGTAAGCCAGAAGTTGGTAGCAACAGAAGCACATCTGCAAAGGAGCCACAGCCCGAGCGAAAGGTGGCAACTGCAGGGCTTCCATTAGATCCCTTCCACAAGACtacagcaaataaagaaaatgaattacGAAGGGATACCGATGAAAAACAGAAGAACCAGGACACTGCCAAACTCTCCAATGGCCAACAAAGTGTTAGCTTATGGAATGAGAAGACGGTTGCTTCGGTGCAAGAGCTGAACAAAAAGCAAGGGTCACTGTCGAATGGGAATGGCAAATCTTCGGTGTCCGTTTCTCTGTCTTCGAAGGAGCCAAAGCGAGAACCAGCTAAAGTTTCCAGCCAAGGCCTTTGCCTGTCAAGTCCATTCACTAAACAATGTGTGGAAATGTTGCAAGACATTCAGTGGCATAGCCCGACAGGTAAAGCAGTTGAAAACGGAGAATTGCCAGTACCCCGTACACCGTCTGGAGTTGGGGACAGGCATACAGATGATACTACAGATAGTGTGCGCACACCGACCTGTCGGCGCTTCAACGAGGATAGCACGACCCCTAGAATAATGGTACCCCCTGCTACGCCAGacttgcctgcctgcagcccggcTAGTGAAACAGGTAGCGAAAATAGTGTCAGTATGGCTGCTCACACGCTGATGATACTGTCACGGGCAGCTATTGCAAGGACTAGCACTGCAACCCCCCTGAAGGACAATACTCAACAGTTCAGATCTTTAAGGAGCAcagtaaagaaaaggaaactagAGGACTTGAATGAGGGTGAGAGAAATTCTCGTTCTGCAAATAGAAAAGACCTTCAAAGCTCTCCAACAccatcaaaaaagaagaaaataaag AAAAAGAAGCTACCAAATTCTTTTCCAGCAGGAATGGACGTGGACAAGTTCTTGTTGTCTTTGCATTAtgatgaatga